From one Marinobacter sp. LV10MA510-1 genomic stretch:
- a CDS encoding 3'-5' exonuclease, with protein MSLEEMDTPPSQPFANVPWPDRYQALTEATNNPLLKAFYQAGCCDANRPLSQVPMVAMDFETTGLSATEHSIISIGLVPFTLEGIQLSGARHWLVKPRLALHQTSVTIHGITHADLEQAPDLADILPELLECLAGRLPVVHYRDIERPFLDVALRYRLQEGIQFPLLDTMAIEAHLHPDRRPTFWQSWRGQKPLSIRLADSRLRYGLPHYAAHNALMDAIATAELLQAQIAHHFGAQTPVSDLWL; from the coding sequence ATGTCTCTTGAAGAAATGGATACCCCGCCGTCCCAGCCCTTTGCCAATGTGCCCTGGCCCGACCGTTATCAGGCCCTGACAGAGGCCACTAACAACCCCTTGTTGAAGGCTTTTTACCAGGCCGGCTGCTGCGACGCGAATAGGCCTTTATCACAGGTGCCGATGGTGGCGATGGACTTTGAAACCACCGGGTTAAGCGCCACTGAACACTCCATCATAAGCATAGGTCTAGTCCCCTTTACTCTGGAGGGTATACAGCTCAGCGGTGCCCGCCACTGGCTGGTGAAGCCGAGGCTTGCTTTACATCAGACCTCAGTAACGATTCACGGTATTACCCACGCCGACCTGGAGCAGGCGCCAGATCTGGCCGACATTTTGCCAGAGTTACTGGAATGTCTGGCGGGGCGCTTGCCGGTGGTGCATTACCGCGATATCGAACGGCCGTTTCTGGATGTGGCTTTGCGCTACCGGTTGCAGGAGGGGATTCAGTTTCCGCTGCTGGATACTATGGCCATAGAAGCGCACCTGCACCCAGACCGCCGGCCCACCTTTTGGCAAAGCTGGCGGGGCCAAAAACCGCTGTCTATTCGCCTGGCAGACAGCCGTTTACGTTATGGATTGCCCCACTATGCCGCGCACAACGCCCTGATGGACGCCATTGCCACCGCAGAGTTGCTACAAGCACAAATCGCCCACCATTTTGGTGCGCAAACACCGGTGAGCGATCTGTGGCTTTGA
- the msrA gene encoding peptide-methionine (S)-S-oxide reductase MsrA: MNRKFQAVLVAVVIAASGAFYAAFASAEKNTAVSNPYAPADPNLAVATVAGGCFWCVESGYEKIPGVVEAVSGYAGGETPDPTYRSVSSGGTGYTEAVQVYYDPQQITYEGLLQGLWRMMDPTDDQGQFVDRGTQYRPAIFYHSQEEKQKAEAAKKALQESGVYDNPVVIEIVPAGTFYPAEDYHQDYYKKNPVRYKLYTFNSGRYQFIESVYGKDYELDFSQFKPAANSSGNAGADQNAEQASGASAGFNPEAFVKPQQDELKKLLSSVQYNVTQEDGTERPFNNAYWDNKEPGLYVDVVSGEPLFSSRDQYKSGTGWPSFTRPLDQAMVKEHEDRGFFTTRVEIRSNYADSHLGHVFDDGPAPTGKRYCMNSASMRFISLAQMADAGYGDFIGAVEPVN, encoded by the coding sequence ATGAATCGCAAATTTCAAGCTGTGCTTGTTGCGGTTGTTATAGCGGCCAGCGGCGCGTTTTACGCAGCCTTTGCCTCCGCTGAGAAGAACACCGCTGTGAGCAACCCCTATGCGCCTGCTGACCCGAACCTGGCCGTGGCAACTGTGGCCGGTGGCTGTTTCTGGTGTGTGGAATCCGGTTACGAGAAAATCCCCGGCGTGGTAGAGGCGGTTTCCGGCTACGCTGGCGGTGAAACCCCAGACCCGACCTATCGCTCGGTGTCTTCTGGCGGAACCGGCTATACCGAAGCTGTACAGGTATATTACGACCCGCAGCAGATTACTTATGAAGGGCTATTGCAGGGCTTGTGGCGAATGATGGACCCGACCGATGATCAGGGCCAGTTCGTGGACCGCGGTACCCAGTATCGCCCAGCCATTTTCTACCACAGCCAAGAAGAAAAGCAGAAAGCGGAAGCGGCTAAAAAAGCCCTGCAGGAATCCGGCGTGTACGACAACCCGGTGGTGATCGAGATAGTTCCGGCGGGCACTTTTTACCCGGCAGAAGACTATCATCAGGATTACTACAAAAAGAATCCGGTGCGCTACAAGCTCTACACCTTCAACTCTGGCCGTTATCAGTTTATTGAAAGCGTGTATGGCAAAGACTACGAGCTGGACTTCAGCCAGTTCAAGCCGGCTGCCAATAGCAGCGGCAACGCGGGCGCAGACCAGAACGCGGAACAAGCATCTGGCGCCAGTGCGGGGTTCAACCCGGAGGCTTTTGTAAAGCCGCAGCAAGATGAGCTGAAAAAGTTACTCAGCAGCGTTCAGTACAACGTGACTCAGGAAGACGGCACCGAGCGCCCGTTTAACAACGCCTACTGGGATAACAAAGAGCCCGGGCTTTATGTAGACGTGGTATCCGGCGAGCCGCTGTTTTCTTCCCGTGATCAGTACAAGTCTGGCACCGGCTGGCCCAGCTTTACCCGCCCGCTGGACCAGGCAATGGTGAAGGAGCATGAAGATCGCGGCTTCTTTACGACTCGCGTTGAAATTCGCAGCAACTATGCAGATTCCCACTTAGGGCACGTGTTTGATGACGGCCCGGCTCCTACCGGCAAGCGTTACTGCATGAACTCAGCGTCTATGCGTTTCATTTCGCTGGCGCAGATGGCCGATGCTGGCTACGGCGATTTTATTGGCGCGGTAGAACCCGTTAACTGA
- a CDS encoding ATP-binding protein: MALPLLRTLYARLALGLFLLLLVIGTLFSALSFYSVREYSAAVNHQLNRDLASRLVADRNLVSGDQINHRELERLFDLYMSINPSIEIYLLDLQGKIVSFSANPDKIKRNQVSLQPIQTLLTNPDVYPLPGDDPRSHDRRKVFSVTPVPSADNPSGYLYVVLRGQQYDFAESMVHSNRLLKMAAGALTLSLAVGLLAGLVFFRLLTRRLTRLTARVEGFEAKTDRDLEPQAPQVPGERGDDLDYLSLRFDAMAHRIAGQLELLKDKDHQRRQLVAQVSHDLRTPLAAVQGYLETLSLKQDTLDLDQRRRFLAIALGETRRLGQLVDELFELAALDAREKQPNPECFMVAELVHDVVQKHTPGAGQNSVSLSIGTVEPAMVNADIAMTERVLDNLISNAVNHSPAGTKVRVSVAADATGVSIYVADSGPGIDEQALAHIFTPFYQAPGANRSGHAGLGLAIARRMAELQQGHITVHNRPAGGAEFLFWLPLADEKQSTPL, from the coding sequence ATGGCTCTACCTCTGTTGCGAACACTCTACGCCCGCCTGGCCTTGGGTCTTTTTCTGCTGTTGCTGGTCATTGGCACCTTGTTCAGCGCCCTGAGTTTTTACTCGGTTCGTGAATACAGTGCCGCAGTAAACCACCAGCTCAACCGTGATTTGGCCAGTCGTTTAGTCGCTGACCGTAATCTGGTAAGCGGTGATCAAATCAACCATCGCGAGCTGGAACGCCTGTTTGATCTGTACATGAGCATCAATCCCAGCATTGAAATCTACCTGTTGGACTTACAGGGCAAGATAGTTTCGTTTTCTGCCAATCCCGACAAGATCAAGCGCAATCAAGTGTCTTTGCAGCCAATTCAGACCTTGCTGACCAATCCTGACGTGTACCCATTGCCCGGCGACGACCCCCGCAGCCACGATCGCCGCAAAGTGTTCTCGGTGACGCCCGTGCCCAGCGCGGACAACCCGAGTGGTTACCTCTATGTAGTGCTGCGAGGTCAGCAGTACGATTTTGCCGAAAGCATGGTGCACAGCAACCGCTTGCTAAAAATGGCCGCGGGCGCGCTGACCTTGAGCCTGGCGGTTGGTTTGCTGGCAGGGTTGGTGTTTTTCCGCCTGCTGACCCGGCGGTTAACCCGGCTGACCGCGCGGGTTGAAGGCTTTGAGGCAAAAACGGATAGGGATTTAGAGCCCCAGGCGCCGCAGGTGCCCGGCGAACGGGGTGATGATCTGGATTACCTGAGCCTGCGCTTTGACGCCATGGCACATCGTATTGCGGGTCAGCTTGAACTGTTGAAAGATAAAGACCATCAGCGCCGCCAGCTTGTAGCTCAGGTATCACACGATTTACGCACGCCTTTGGCCGCTGTGCAGGGCTACCTGGAAACCCTAAGCCTAAAACAGGACACCCTGGATCTTGATCAGCGCCGTCGTTTTCTGGCGATTGCCTTGGGGGAAACCCGCCGCCTTGGTCAATTGGTAGACGAACTGTTCGAGCTGGCTGCTCTGGATGCCCGTGAAAAGCAGCCTAACCCTGAATGCTTCATGGTGGCCGAGCTGGTGCACGACGTGGTGCAAAAGCACACCCCTGGCGCCGGGCAGAATAGCGTAAGCCTGAGTATTGGGACGGTTGAGCCCGCCATGGTAAACGCCGATATTGCGATGACCGAGCGGGTCCTGGATAACCTGATCAGCAATGCCGTCAACCACTCACCGGCGGGCACTAAAGTGCGGGTGAGCGTAGCGGCAGACGCAACCGGTGTGAGTATTTACGTGGCAGACTCCGGCCCGGGCATTGATGAACAGGCCCTGGCACACATTTTCACCCCGTTCTATCAGGCGCCTGGCGCTAACCGCAGCGGCCACGCCGGGCTTGGGCTGGCCATAGCGCGGCGTATGGCAGAACTGCAGCAGGGCCACATAACGGTGCACAATCGCCCCGCTGGCGGCGCGGAATTTTTATTCTGGCTGCCTTTGGCCGACGAAAAACAATCCACGCCGTTATAA
- a CDS encoding response regulator transcription factor, whose protein sequence is MTRSVLIIEDNPAIAELVSMQVSDLGMTPVLANRGDDGLARFRQGGIDLVVLDLMLPGLDGLAVCREIRTAPDYVPVLMLTAKSTELDRVLGLEMGADDYLIKPFSVAELGARIKALFRRGDAFSARATVTPESRVIEVDGLRIDSSRRRVFVKDAEVELTAREFDLLWHFASHRGRVFSRAQLLDAVWGYNHQGYEHMVNTHINRLRNKIETDPAEPLYVQTVWGVGYRFQD, encoded by the coding sequence ATGACACGCAGCGTACTGATTATTGAAGACAACCCCGCCATCGCCGAACTGGTGAGTATGCAGGTGAGCGACCTGGGCATGACACCAGTGCTGGCGAACCGCGGCGATGATGGTCTGGCACGTTTTCGCCAAGGTGGCATCGATCTGGTGGTTCTGGACCTGATGCTGCCGGGCCTTGATGGCCTGGCGGTGTGCCGTGAAATCCGCACCGCGCCAGATTACGTGCCGGTGCTGATGCTGACCGCTAAAAGCACCGAGCTGGACCGCGTGCTGGGGCTGGAAATGGGCGCCGACGATTACCTGATCAAGCCTTTTAGTGTGGCCGAGCTGGGCGCCCGTATAAAAGCTCTGTTTCGTCGCGGAGACGCCTTTTCGGCACGCGCAACAGTCACGCCAGAAAGTCGCGTAATTGAGGTTGACGGTCTGCGTATAGACTCGTCGCGGCGGCGGGTATTTGTAAAGGATGCCGAGGTAGAACTGACCGCCCGCGAATTCGATCTGCTTTGGCACTTCGCCAGCCATCGCGGCCGGGTGTTCAGCCGCGCTCAGCTATTGGATGCTGTGTGGGGCTACAACCACCAGGGTTACGAACATATGGTGAATACCCACATCAACCGTTTGCGTAACAAAATCGAAACCGATCCCGCCGAACCGCTCTATGTGCAAACGGTATGGGGTGTTGGTTACAGGTTCCAGGACTGA
- a CDS encoding MazF family transcriptional regulator has protein sequence MQSEVKRWGNSAAVRLSSKILAQARLDVSSPIRIDVKAGKIVIEAVEKASRKINLPFSEADLLVGLDAHGAHADEIAEPSAAEMGV, from the coding sequence ATGCAAAGTGAAGTTAAGCGTTGGGGTAACAGTGCTGCTGTTCGACTTTCCAGTAAAATCTTAGCTCAAGCAAGGCTGGACGTATCCAGCCCTATCCGCATTGATGTAAAGGCAGGGAAGATTGTTATCGAGGCAGTGGAGAAAGCTTCACGCAAGATCAATTTACCGTTTTCCGAGGCAGACCTGCTCGTTGGACTCGATGCTCACGGCGCTCATGCTGATGAAATTGCTGAACCCTCAGCTGCTGAAATGGGGGTTTAA
- a CDS encoding type II toxin-antitoxin system PemK/MazF family toxin: protein MAQYIPDRNEIIWLDFEPIKGKEVGKYRPALVLSSKQYNKQTGLLICCPISTSIRGTTTEVAVGNLDKPSVVASSLIQTLSWKDRKANFITKAETGVMDQVLVRIIPLIGADSVIEKFIE, encoded by the coding sequence ATGGCACAGTACATCCCTGATCGCAATGAAATCATCTGGCTGGATTTCGAGCCGATCAAAGGCAAAGAGGTCGGCAAATATAGGCCAGCACTGGTGCTATCGTCGAAGCAGTACAACAAGCAGACCGGACTCCTGATTTGTTGCCCGATTAGTACCAGCATTCGCGGCACCACGACAGAGGTTGCTGTAGGTAACTTGGATAAGCCTTCTGTGGTTGCTTCAAGCCTCATTCAAACGCTGTCTTGGAAAGACCGTAAGGCTAATTTCATCACCAAGGCTGAAACCGGCGTGATGGATCAGGTTTTGGTCCGCATTATTCCTCTTATTGGAGCGGATAGCGTGATTGAGAAATTCATTGAGTAA
- a CDS encoding sodium-dependent transporter: MTQSKTTSGSNTGLSRGLWSSRFAFILAATGSAVGLGNIWKFPYVTGENGGGAFVLVYLLCIAVIGVPIMMAEVFIGRNGRHNPITSMRLVAERNLKSPAWRISAVIGMIAAFAILSFYSVIGGWAASYVGHAAMGDFTGGTAKSIGDLFGGLLASPVQLLAWHTVFMALVILVVSQGLKSGLERAVTILMPALFLLLLVAVGYATTTGHFGEAVSFLFTPDFSKLTIEGVLIALGHAFFTLSLGMAIMMAYGSYLGNDVPVGRTMVTVALMDTVVALLAGLAIFPVVFANGLEPSAGPGLIFQTLPLAFGNMPMGGLFGTLFFVLLLFAAWTSGISLLEPVVEWAEENTNMNRTGSAIVVGILCWLLGIASILSLNVWSDVAPLGMFAAFEGKTIFDLLDYFTANVLLPLSGLLTAIFVGWFVAKESLKADLNLHGATFALWLNLLRYVTPVAVVIVFVYNLLG, encoded by the coding sequence ATGACTCAGTCGAAAACGACCTCGGGCAGCAACACAGGTTTGTCCCGTGGTCTCTGGTCCTCCCGCTTCGCCTTTATTCTGGCGGCAACCGGCTCTGCCGTTGGCCTTGGCAACATTTGGAAATTCCCTTATGTAACCGGTGAGAACGGCGGTGGTGCCTTTGTACTGGTGTACTTATTGTGCATCGCTGTTATCGGTGTCCCGATCATGATGGCGGAGGTGTTCATTGGCCGCAACGGTCGCCACAACCCCATCACCAGCATGCGCCTGGTGGCCGAGCGTAACCTGAAATCGCCAGCCTGGCGCATTTCGGCGGTGATCGGCATGATCGCGGCTTTTGCCATTCTGTCGTTCTATTCGGTGATTGGTGGCTGGGCGGCGTCTTACGTTGGCCATGCGGCCATGGGCGACTTTACCGGTGGCACTGCGAAATCCATTGGTGATCTGTTCGGCGGTCTGTTGGCCAGCCCTGTGCAGCTGCTGGCTTGGCACACTGTGTTTATGGCACTGGTGATACTGGTGGTGTCGCAGGGTCTGAAGAGTGGCCTGGAGCGCGCCGTGACCATTCTAATGCCGGCGTTGTTCCTGCTGTTGCTGGTTGCGGTGGGTTATGCCACGACGACCGGCCATTTCGGCGAAGCCGTCAGTTTTTTGTTTACGCCAGACTTTTCAAAACTAACCATTGAGGGTGTTCTGATTGCTCTGGGCCACGCGTTCTTTACCCTCAGTCTTGGTATGGCCATTATGATGGCCTACGGTTCCTACCTCGGTAACGATGTTCCGGTGGGCCGTACTATGGTTACCGTAGCCTTGATGGACACCGTGGTCGCTCTGCTGGCTGGCTTGGCCATTTTTCCGGTGGTCTTTGCTAATGGTCTCGAGCCCAGCGCCGGCCCCGGGCTGATTTTCCAGACCTTACCGCTGGCGTTCGGCAACATGCCGATGGGCGGCCTGTTTGGCACACTGTTCTTTGTGTTGCTGCTGTTTGCTGCCTGGACGTCCGGCATCTCGCTGCTGGAGCCGGTGGTGGAATGGGCGGAAGAAAATACCAATATGAACCGCACCGGCAGTGCCATTGTGGTGGGCATACTGTGCTGGTTGTTAGGTATCGCCTCGATTCTGTCGCTGAACGTGTGGTCAGATGTGGCTCCGCTGGGTATGTTCGCAGCGTTTGAAGGCAAAACCATTTTTGACCTGTTGGACTACTTCACCGCCAACGTCCTGCTGCCGCTGTCGGGCTTGCTAACCGCCATCTTTGTCGGTTGGTTTGTGGCGAAAGAGTCGCTGAAAGCAGACCTGAATTTGCACGGTGCCACTTTTGCGCTGTGGCTGAATCTGCTGCGTTATGTAACGCCCGTCGCGGTTGTGATTGTATTTGTTTACAACCTGTTAGGGTAA
- a CDS encoding carboxylate/amino acid/amine transporter yields the protein MGFLVFVTVLWAFSFSLIGEFLAGRVDSYFAVLTRVLLAALVFLPLTRWRGVPDGLKKGILVSGMLQFGITYVCLYQAFSYLSVPEVLLFSIFTPLYVTLADDALNRRFSPAGLVAAAVATLGAGVIRYDGLSEDFITGFLLLQVANITFAAGQVGYKHVMARYPLPIPPWRTFGYFFFGALIVALPSFLIFGNADKLPATPTQWGILAWLGLAASGLGLFLWNRGACYVDAGTLAVMNNALVPAGLLVNLLIWNRDADIPRLAVGGAIILASLWLNSWLRVRWSGAEGRI from the coding sequence ATGGGTTTTTTGGTATTTGTTACTGTTCTCTGGGCGTTTTCGTTCAGTTTGATCGGCGAGTTTCTGGCGGGCAGGGTAGACAGCTACTTTGCCGTTCTTACCCGGGTGTTACTGGCGGCGCTGGTGTTTTTACCGCTTACCCGCTGGCGCGGTGTGCCTGATGGGCTGAAAAAAGGCATTCTGGTCAGCGGTATGCTGCAGTTTGGCATTACCTACGTGTGCCTGTACCAAGCTTTTAGCTATCTGTCGGTGCCAGAGGTACTGTTGTTTTCCATCTTCACCCCTCTGTACGTGACCCTGGCGGACGACGCCCTGAACCGGCGCTTTTCCCCGGCGGGGCTGGTGGCGGCCGCAGTGGCCACCCTGGGCGCCGGCGTTATTCGTTATGATGGCCTGAGTGAGGATTTCATCACCGGTTTTTTATTGCTGCAGGTGGCCAATATCACCTTTGCCGCGGGCCAGGTGGGCTACAAACACGTGATGGCACGCTACCCCCTGCCCATTCCGCCCTGGCGCACCTTTGGTTATTTTTTCTTTGGCGCTTTAATTGTGGCGCTGCCGTCGTTCCTGATTTTCGGCAACGCGGACAAGCTGCCCGCCACACCCACGCAGTGGGGCATTCTGGCCTGGCTCGGGCTGGCGGCATCGGGCCTGGGTCTGTTTCTGTGGAACCGTGGCGCCTGCTACGTTGACGCCGGCACCCTGGCGGTGATGAATAATGCCCTGGTGCCTGCCGGTTTATTGGTGAATCTGCTGATCTGGAACCGCGACGCAGATATTCCGCGCCTGGCTGTGGGCGGCGCTATTATTCTGGCGTCTTTGTGGCTGAACTCGTGGTTACGGGTTCGCTGGAGCGGGGCTGAAGGCAGAATCTGA
- a CDS encoding MATE family efflux transporter, which produces MDELHQPLPATRQLFATRVLLEWKTLAVLGGPILVAQVAQMANGVIDTVMAGHASAQDLAAVGIGSSLWMPLFLFFWGVLSAQQPIISGYKGANKLRRIMPTVWQGLYIAAAAAVIMIFLLTNVHPVLTLLKLEPATAGIAQGYLDAFAWGIPALLIITALRGLTDGLGHTRVIMVFSLISTLFNLPLNYLFIYGGLGVPAMGGVGCGWATSLSNGIAAIGLLVYLNRSRVYQNFRLLAYVARPNPRVLHYVLRLGLPIGFTIFVEASMFAVIALFLAPLGPVVVAGHQIALNVVSLLFMLPLSLGMAITLRVSFLVGAGSPESARLLSRSSIILAAFISLLFAIVLFVFRAPIAALYSSDPEVQAVSVTLLMYAAFFQVADVIQVTCISGLRGYKDTRIPMIIMLFSFWVVGMPLGYALAFTSVLVPAMGAAGFWVGLTGGLISASVLMGWRLFSYNWGWARPKASA; this is translated from the coding sequence ATGGATGAACTGCACCAGCCACTGCCCGCTACTCGCCAGCTTTTCGCTACGCGGGTGCTGCTGGAATGGAAAACTCTGGCGGTACTGGGCGGCCCAATTCTGGTGGCGCAGGTTGCACAAATGGCCAACGGCGTGATTGACACCGTCATGGCCGGCCATGCCAGCGCTCAGGATCTGGCCGCCGTGGGTATCGGTTCCAGCTTATGGATGCCACTGTTCCTGTTTTTCTGGGGCGTTCTAAGCGCCCAGCAGCCGATCATTTCCGGATATAAAGGCGCCAACAAACTGCGGCGGATTATGCCAACGGTCTGGCAAGGGCTTTATATTGCGGCAGCGGCGGCCGTAATCATGATTTTTTTGCTAACCAATGTTCACCCTGTGCTGACCCTGCTGAAACTGGAACCCGCCACCGCAGGCATTGCCCAAGGCTACCTGGACGCCTTCGCCTGGGGCATTCCGGCGCTGCTAATAATCACCGCGCTACGCGGACTGACCGATGGCTTGGGTCATACCCGGGTGATTATGGTGTTTTCACTGATCAGCACCCTGTTCAACCTGCCACTGAACTATTTGTTTATCTACGGCGGCCTGGGCGTTCCCGCTATGGGGGGTGTCGGCTGTGGCTGGGCCACGTCGCTATCGAACGGTATCGCGGCGATCGGGCTTCTGGTTTACCTGAATCGCAGCCGGGTGTATCAGAATTTTCGTCTGCTGGCCTATGTCGCCCGCCCCAATCCGCGGGTGCTGCACTATGTGCTGCGGCTGGGTTTGCCCATTGGTTTTACCATCTTTGTGGAAGCCAGCATGTTTGCAGTGATCGCTCTGTTTCTGGCGCCGTTAGGGCCAGTGGTGGTGGCCGGGCATCAGATTGCGTTAAACGTGGTGTCCTTGTTGTTTATGTTGCCGTTGAGCCTGGGCATGGCCATCACCTTGCGGGTGAGTTTTCTGGTAGGCGCGGGCTCGCCCGAGTCTGCGCGCTTGTTATCACGCAGTTCGATTATTTTGGCAGCTTTTATTTCGCTGCTGTTTGCGATTGTCCTGTTTGTATTCCGCGCGCCCATTGCCGCGCTCTATTCCAGTGACCCCGAAGTTCAGGCGGTCAGCGTTACTCTATTGATGTACGCCGCATTCTTTCAGGTGGCGGATGTTATTCAGGTTACCTGCATCAGTGGCCTGCGGGGTTATAAAGACACCCGCATTCCGATGATCATCATGCTGTTTTCATTCTGGGTTGTGGGCATGCCGCTGGGCTATGCGCTGGCGTTTACCAGCGTTCTGGTGCCGGCCATGGGGGCCGCGGGCTTCTGGGTAGGGCTGACCGGCGGGCTTATCTCCGCCAGTGTGCTGATGGGCTGGCGCCTGTTCAGCTATAACTGGGGCTGGGCCAGGCCCAAAGCTTCTGCGTGA
- the fghA gene encoding S-formylglutathione hydrolase, which translates to MELLSTNASFGGEHRRYRHTAAALKCPMEFAVFLPPQALAEPGCKVPVLYWLSGLTCNDENFMQKAGAQKLAAELGLAIVCPDTSPRGVNLPGEDDSYDFGSGAGFYVNATEQPWALHYRMYDYVVKELPQLVESELPVSAEKSISGHSMGGHGALICALKNPGLYRSVSAFAPVAHPVKCPWGQKAFAGYLGDNQEKWKQWDATLLIADAQERLPLLIDQGTADQFLAEQLNPQALVQACHSVNHPVTLRMQSGYDHSYFFIASFIDDHLHHHAEALGLAQPQL; encoded by the coding sequence ATGGAACTGCTTTCAACCAACGCCAGCTTTGGCGGCGAGCACCGTCGTTACCGCCACACCGCCGCCGCCCTGAAATGCCCGATGGAATTTGCTGTTTTCCTGCCGCCGCAGGCGCTGGCAGAGCCGGGCTGTAAAGTACCGGTGTTGTACTGGCTGTCGGGCCTGACCTGCAATGATGAAAATTTCATGCAAAAAGCCGGCGCACAGAAACTGGCCGCTGAACTTGGTTTGGCGATTGTGTGCCCGGATACCAGCCCGAGAGGCGTCAATTTGCCGGGGGAAGACGACAGCTACGATTTTGGCAGCGGTGCAGGCTTTTATGTGAATGCCACAGAGCAGCCTTGGGCTCTGCACTATCGTATGTACGATTACGTAGTGAAGGAATTGCCCCAACTGGTAGAAAGCGAGTTGCCCGTCAGCGCTGAAAAATCCATCAGCGGCCATTCGATGGGCGGCCACGGAGCGTTGATATGTGCGCTGAAAAACCCCGGGCTTTACCGCTCGGTATCGGCGTTTGCACCCGTTGCCCACCCGGTGAAATGCCCCTGGGGCCAGAAAGCCTTTGCCGGCTATCTGGGTGACAACCAGGAAAAGTGGAAACAGTGGGACGCCACCCTGCTGATCGCGGATGCCCAGGAACGTTTGCCGTTACTGATTGACCAGGGCACTGCGGACCAATTTCTGGCAGAGCAGCTGAATCCGCAGGCGCTGGTGCAGGCCTGCCACAGCGTTAACCATCCGGTAACCCTGCGCATGCAATCCGGCTACGATCACAGTTATTTCTTTATTGCGTCTTTTATTGACGACCATCTGCACCATCACGCAGAAGCTTTGGGCCTGGCCCAGCCCCAGTTATAG
- a CDS encoding CBS domain-containing protein, with the protein MCALRVSDVMSNHIAPIRCGTPLTKVVKALLENHISGLPVVDASRRLLGFVSEQDCIHALLVSNYHCEGDPIVDDVMFREPLSISPGTSIVDLAQKLGAGKPKVYPVVDHGKLVGIVTRSAILEHLVNAGCSVGTPRFANSDD; encoded by the coding sequence ATGTGTGCACTCAGAGTTTCCGATGTCATGTCCAATCATATTGCGCCCATCCGCTGCGGGACACCCTTGACCAAAGTGGTCAAGGCGCTGCTGGAGAATCATATTTCCGGGCTGCCGGTGGTCGATGCGAGTCGGCGTTTGCTTGGTTTTGTGTCTGAGCAGGATTGTATCCATGCGCTGCTGGTGAGCAATTATCACTGTGAGGGTGATCCAATCGTGGACGATGTTATGTTCCGTGAGCCCTTGTCGATTTCACCTGGCACGTCGATTGTTGACCTTGCCCAGAAACTCGGTGCTGGCAAACCGAAAGTGTACCCGGTTGTTGATCACGGCAAACTAGTAGGTATAGTCACCCGCAGCGCCATTTTGGAACACCTTGTTAACGCAGGTTGCAGCGTGGGCACACCAAGGTTTGCTAACTCCGATGACTGA